A genome region from Solanum pennellii chromosome 12, SPENNV200 includes the following:
- the LOC107007322 gene encoding 3-ketoacyl-CoA synthase 11-like: MTEAKETSTPLMPPSSNKLPDYNKSVKLKYVKLGYHYLITHGMYLLLTPLVAVVAAHMSTITPQDLSELWDNLQYNLISVISCSTLIVIVLTVYIVTRPRPVYLVDFNCYKPSEAFKCTMQTFMDQSKLTGAFSEENLDFQRRILQRSGLGDNTYFPEALLNIPPNPSLKEARKEAETVMFGAIDGLLAKTNMKTKDIGILIVNCSLFNPTPSLSAMIINHYKLRGNIASYNLGGMGCSAGVVSIDLAKKLLQVHPGTYALVVSTENITLNWYLGNDRSKLVSNCLFRMGGAAILLSNKWTERRRSKYQLLHAVRTNKGADDKCFASVTQEEDANGKLGVSLSKELMAVAGDALKTNITTLGPLVLPISEQLLFFATLVGKKLFKMKLKPYIPDFKLAFEHFCIHAGGRAVLDEIEKNLHLTERHLEPSRMTLYRFGNTSSSSLWYELAYTEAKRRVKRGDRVWQIGFGSGFKCNSAVWKALRTIKPVKEVNPWMDEIDKFPVDVPRVANF, translated from the coding sequence ATGACAGAAGCAAAAGAAACAAGTACACCTTTGATGCCACCTTCATCAAACAAGTTGCCAGATTACAACAAATCAGTTAAGTTGAAATATGTAAAACTTGGTTACCATTACCTCATTACTCATGGAATGTATCTCTTATTAACTCCTCTAGTAGCAGTGGTTGCTGCTCACATGTCAACAATCACACCTCAAGATCTTTCTGAATTATGGGACAATCTTCAATACAATCTCATATCTGTAATTTCATGTTCAACGCTTATAGTAATCGTATTAACTGTCTACATAGTAACACGTCCTCGTCCTGTATACCTTGTGGACTTCAACTGTTACAAGCCTAGTGAAGCATTTAAGTGCACAATGCAGACTTTCATGGATCAGTCTAAGCTAACTGGTGCATTTTCTGAGGAGAATCTTGATTTCCAACGGAGGATTTTACAGCGATCAGGACTTGGAGACAACACGTATTTCCCTGAGGCATTGCTCAACATACCACCAAATCCGTCTTTGAAAGAAGCTAGGAAAGAGGCAGAGACGGTTATGTTTGGTGCTATTGATGGTCTGTTGGCTAAAACGAACATGAAAACGAAGGACATTGGGATATTGATTGTGAATTGCAGTTTGTTTAATCCAACTCCGTCTTTGTCTGCAATGATCATAAATCATTATAAGCTTAGAGGGAACATAGCTAGTTATAATTTAGGCGGAATGGGATGTAGTGCAGGGGTAGTTTCTATCGATCTTGCTAAAAAGTTACTTCAAGTGCATCCAGGTACATATGCATTGGTTGTTAGTACAGAGAATATAACACTCAATTGGTATCTTGGAAATGACAGATCAAAATTAGTGTCGAATTGCTTGTTCAGAATGGGAGGTGCAGCTATACTTCTTTCAAATAAATGGACAGAGAGGAGGAGATCGAAATACCAACTTTTGCATGCTGTTCGTACAAATAAAGGTGCAGACGACAAGTGTTTTGCTTCCGTTACACAAGAAGAGGATGCTAATGGGAAACTAGGTGTTTCTTTGTCGAAAGAACTCATGGCAGTGGCTGGAGATGCTTTAAAAACCAACATTACTACTCTTGGACCTCTTGTGTTACCGATATCAGAACAATTGCTTTTCTTTGCTACACTCGTTGGTAAGAAACTATTTAAGATGAAGCTGAAGCCTTATATTCCTGATTTCAAACTAGCATTCGAGCATTTCTGTATTCATGCTGGTGGAAGAGCTGTTTTAGATGAAATAGAGAAGAATTTGCATCTCACTGAAAGGCACCTCGAGCCATCAAGAATGACATTGTATCGTTTTGGAAACACTTCGAGTAGCTCTTTATGGTACGAGCTGGCTTATACGGAAGCTAAGAGAAGAGTGAAGAGAGGTGACAGAGTGTGGCAAATAGGATTTGGTTCAGGATTCAAGTGTAATAGTGCTGTATGGAAGGCTTTGAGGACTATAAAGCCAGTAAAGGAAGTGAATCCATGGATGGATGAGATAGATAAGTTTCCCGTGGACGTTCCAAGGGTAGCAAATTTTTAA